From Bacillus basilensis, a single genomic window includes:
- a CDS encoding ABC transporter permease, translating into MSKNMISRVENISQPQFYNHNKIWTKPFIIAVIVVIILGIISLFTGVYDIRGQEDGMEMFFITRVPRTVALMLTGAAMAMAGLVMQLITQNRFVEPTTTGTIEWSGLGLLFVYLLFPAPTLVQRMTGAIIFSFIGTMIFFLFLRRVKLRSSLIVPIIGLMLGAVISAVSTFLGLLFQMTQSIETWFVGSFANIQVGRYEYLWLIVIITLLIFMYANRLTLAGLGEDVATSLGVNYNRIVLFGTALISVAVGIVAAVIGHLPFLGLIVPNIVSMFRGDDLRSNLPWVCVIGMGTITACDIISRTIIKPFEVPVSLILATVGAVVFITILLRQRKPRRLR; encoded by the coding sequence GTGTCAAAAAATATGATTTCTAGGGTTGAGAATATTTCTCAACCCCAGTTTTATAATCACAATAAAATATGGACAAAACCTTTTATAATAGCGGTTATAGTTGTTATAATTTTAGGGATTATATCACTGTTTACTGGAGTTTATGATATACGTGGACAAGAGGACGGAATGGAGATGTTTTTCATCACTCGTGTTCCGAGAACAGTTGCATTAATGCTTACTGGAGCTGCAATGGCGATGGCAGGACTCGTCATGCAACTCATTACACAGAATCGCTTTGTTGAACCTACTACAACGGGTACTATTGAATGGTCAGGCTTAGGCCTGCTTTTTGTGTATTTATTATTTCCTGCCCCGACTTTAGTTCAAAGAATGACTGGTGCAATCATTTTTTCTTTTATAGGAACTATGATTTTCTTTCTATTTTTAAGAAGAGTTAAGCTTCGTTCGTCTTTAATTGTCCCGATTATTGGATTGATGCTTGGAGCAGTTATTTCTGCAGTGTCTACCTTTTTGGGACTCCTTTTTCAAATGACGCAAAGTATTGAAACTTGGTTTGTAGGTTCATTTGCTAACATTCAGGTGGGAAGATATGAATATTTATGGCTGATTGTTATCATTACTTTGCTTATTTTTATGTATGCTAATAGATTGACTTTAGCTGGACTAGGAGAAGATGTCGCAACAAGCCTTGGCGTTAATTACAATAGAATTGTTCTTTTTGGGACTGCTCTTATCTCTGTTGCAGTTGGAATTGTTGCAGCTGTTATTGGACACTTACCTTTCTTGGGATTAATTGTGCCAAATATTGTTTCTATGTTTAGAGGTGATGATCTTAGAAGTAATTTACCTTGGGTTTGTGTGATTGGAATGGGGACAATAACTGCCTGTGACATCATTTCTCGAACAATTATAAAGCCTTTTGAAGTCCCTGTTTCTT
- a CDS encoding siderophore ABC transporter substrate-binding protein — protein sequence MKKTMLLKLVSILAIFTLMLVACSDSSKETSKANKGDSSDKPKTVEITDAHGTVKVPVNPKNVVALDNRTFETLADWGIKLAAAPKDIMPADSAYKKDDSVKNIGNHREPNLEIIAAANPELVIVGQRFADHYEEIKKLVPNAAVIDLNFDVSEKSTTPGKNLVDGLKNSTTTLGKIFDKDKEAKQLVADFDKSIEKAKSAYNGKDKVMSVIVTGGNIGFAAPHSGRVWGPMYEIFGWTPALEVSNSTAGHKGDDVSVEAIAQTNPDWLFVLDRDAATSDAATSTPAKDVISKSPALQNTTAVSKKQVVYAPEDTYTNESIQTYVELFGNLAKTLAK from the coding sequence ATGAAAAAAACTATGCTTTTAAAATTAGTAAGTATTCTAGCAATTTTCACTTTAATGTTAGTAGCTTGCTCAGATTCAAGTAAGGAAACTTCGAAAGCTAATAAAGGTGATAGTAGTGATAAGCCAAAAACGGTTGAAATCACTGATGCTCATGGAACTGTTAAAGTCCCTGTAAATCCAAAGAATGTAGTTGCTTTAGATAATAGAACTTTTGAAACTTTAGCTGATTGGGGAATTAAATTAGCGGCTGCTCCAAAGGATATCATGCCTGCAGACTCAGCATATAAAAAGGATGATTCAGTTAAAAATATCGGGAATCATCGCGAACCAAATCTTGAAATTATTGCAGCGGCAAACCCTGAACTTGTAATCGTTGGTCAAAGATTTGCTGATCATTACGAAGAAATCAAAAAATTAGTGCCAAATGCAGCTGTTATTGATCTTAATTTTGATGTTTCTGAGAAATCTACTACGCCTGGAAAAAATTTAGTAGATGGACTTAAAAATTCTACAACTACTCTAGGAAAAATCTTTGATAAAGATAAAGAAGCTAAACAATTAGTAGCTGATTTTGATAAATCTATTGAAAAAGCAAAATCTGCTTATAACGGAAAAGATAAAGTTATGAGTGTTATCGTTACTGGTGGGAATATTGGTTTTGCTGCTCCACATTCTGGTCGTGTTTGGGGACCAATGTATGAAATTTTCGGTTGGACTCCAGCATTAGAAGTGTCTAATTCTACTGCAGGTCATAAAGGTGATGACGTTTCTGTTGAAGCTATTGCACAAACAAATCCTGATTGGCTTTTCGTATTAGATCGTGATGCTGCAACATCTGATGCAGCTACTTCAACACCTGCTAAGGATGTTATTTCTAAATCACCAGCTCTACAAAACACAACTGCTGTTTCTAAAAAACAAGTTGTTTATGCACCAGAAGATACTTACACAAATGAATCAATTCAGACTTATGTAGAGTTATTTGGAAATCTTGCAAAAACTTTAGCTAAGTAG
- a CDS encoding response regulator transcription factor, whose translation MRQVLVIKNERSLAKKIVSGLTQEGYFILKLHNENEGLNIIYEQDWDIIILDWDSLSISGPEICRQIRLVKTTPIIIVTDNISSKDCVAGLQAGADDYIRKPFAKEELVARVQAILRRSDCNQQNEINFFQFKDLFVDASSNIVKKGGKNLSLTKREYDLLVFLIKNKNTILSREMLLNQVWGHNVVVNPNVVDLYIGYIRKKLKCEKKDRYIQTIHGRGYSMVE comes from the coding sequence GTGAGGCAGGTGTTAGTAATTAAAAATGAACGGTCTTTAGCAAAGAAAATCGTAAGCGGTTTAACGCAAGAAGGCTATTTCATTTTAAAACTTCACAATGAAAACGAAGGTTTAAATATAATATATGAACAAGATTGGGATATTATCATATTAGATTGGGATTCATTAAGCATATCCGGACCAGAAATTTGCAGACAAATACGACTTGTTAAAACGACACCGATCATTATTGTGACTGACAATATTTCTAGCAAGGATTGCGTAGCAGGGTTACAAGCAGGAGCAGATGATTATATAAGAAAACCATTTGCGAAAGAAGAATTAGTAGCAAGGGTTCAAGCTATTTTAAGAAGAAGTGACTGTAACCAGCAAAATGAGATAAACTTTTTTCAGTTTAAAGATCTCTTTGTTGATGCATCTAGCAATATTGTGAAAAAAGGTGGTAAAAATCTCTCGCTTACGAAGCGGGAGTATGATTTACTTGTATTTTTAATCAAGAATAAAAATACAATATTGAGCCGTGAAATGCTTTTGAATCAGGTTTGGGGACATAACGTAGTAGTAAATCCAAATGTAGTAGACTTATATATTGGGTATATAAGAAAAAAGTTAAAGTGCGAGAAGAAAGATAGATATATTCAAACGATACATGGCAGGGGATATTCAATGGTTGAATGA
- the smpB gene encoding SsrA-binding protein, with amino-acid sequence MPKGSGKVIAQNKKAFHDYFIEETYEAGLVLQGTEIKSIRAGRVNLKDAFARVHNGEVWVHNMHISTYEQGNRFNHDPLRTRKLLLHKKEIEKLMGASKETGYALVPVRIYLKNGFAKMALGLAKGKKQYDKRHDLKEKEAKREIARAFRDRQKM; translated from the coding sequence ATGCCAAAAGGTTCAGGTAAGGTTATTGCACAAAATAAAAAAGCATTTCATGATTATTTCATCGAAGAAACATACGAAGCAGGGCTTGTCCTTCAAGGAACGGAAATTAAGTCGATTCGCGCTGGACGCGTGAACTTGAAAGATGCGTTTGCACGTGTACATAATGGTGAAGTATGGGTTCATAATATGCATATTAGTACGTACGAGCAAGGGAATCGTTTCAACCATGACCCGCTTCGCACGAGAAAGTTACTTCTTCATAAAAAAGAAATCGAGAAGTTAATGGGTGCTTCAAAAGAAACAGGATATGCATTAGTTCCAGTTAGAATCTATTTAAAAAATGGATTCGCGAAAATGGCACTTGGTTTAGCAAAAGGTAAGAAACAATATGATAAGCGTCACGATTTAAAAGAGAAAGAAGCTAAACGTGAAATTGCACGCGCGTTCCGTGATCGTCAAAAGATGTAA
- the rnr gene encoding ribonuclease R codes for MEEIIQEHIDKLLLFMREEAYKPLTIQELEEAFGIESSEGFKDFVKALVMMEEKGLVIRTRSNRYGLPEKMNLVRGKLIGHARGFAFVVPDEKKTGDDDLFIPPTELNGALHGDTVLARLSSQSSGSRQEGSIVRILERGTKELVGTYTESKNFGFVIPDNKRWTSDIFILKSASMGAVEGHKVVVKITSYPENRLSAEGEVIQILGHKNDPGVDILSVIHKHHLPLAFPEEVMEHANSVPETISEEDLKDRRDLRDQMIVTIDGADAKDLDDAVTVTKLENGNYKLGVHIADVSHYVQEGSPIDVEAAERATSVYLVDRVIPMIPHRLSNGICSLNPKVDRLTLSCEMEINNLGDVVKHEIFQSVIKTTERMTYADVRSILEDEDEELIKRYEPLVPMFKEMGQLAQILREKRMRRGAIDFDFKEAKVLVDEEGKPTDVVMRDRSVSEKLIEEFMLVANETVAEHFHWMNVPFMYRVHEDPKEDKLERFFEFVTNFGYAVKGRANEVHPRALQQILEMVQGQPEEVVISTVMLRSMKQARYDSDSLGHFGLSTEFYTHFTSPIRRYPDTIVHRLIREYIINGKVDNETQAKWRENLPEIAEHSSNMERRAVEAERETDEMKKAEYMVDKIGEEYDGMISSVTNFGLFVELPNTIEGLVHVSYLTDDYYRYDEQHFAMIGERTGNVFRIGDEITIRVINVNKDERAIDFEIVGMKGTPRRKFKDRPVVIEQPRTGRKKRGGRSERSNERGGERGTGRKFDRGGKGKGTGKGRGSASASTSTSTSASQSGKKDGNGKKKKAFFENVPGFKKKKKKRK; via the coding sequence TTGGAAGAAATCATACAAGAACATATTGATAAGTTGTTATTATTTATGAGAGAAGAAGCGTATAAACCATTAACAATACAAGAGTTAGAAGAGGCATTTGGAATTGAAAGTTCTGAGGGCTTTAAAGATTTTGTAAAGGCACTTGTAATGATGGAAGAGAAGGGACTTGTTATTCGTACCCGTAGCAACCGTTACGGTCTTCCTGAAAAGATGAATTTAGTACGCGGTAAGTTAATTGGACATGCACGTGGCTTTGCATTCGTTGTACCAGACGAGAAGAAAACAGGAGACGATGATCTTTTCATCCCGCCTACAGAGTTAAACGGTGCACTTCATGGCGATACAGTATTAGCACGACTTAGTTCCCAATCGAGTGGTTCGCGTCAAGAAGGTTCAATTGTACGCATTTTAGAGCGTGGCACGAAAGAATTAGTTGGTACATATACAGAATCGAAAAACTTTGGGTTTGTTATACCTGACAATAAGCGCTGGACGAGTGATATCTTTATCTTGAAAAGTGCATCGATGGGTGCTGTAGAAGGTCATAAAGTAGTTGTGAAAATTACGAGCTATCCAGAGAATCGTTTAAGTGCAGAAGGTGAAGTTATTCAAATTCTAGGTCATAAAAATGATCCAGGAGTAGATATTTTATCTGTCATCCATAAACATCACTTACCTTTAGCATTTCCTGAAGAAGTAATGGAACATGCAAACAGTGTACCAGAAACGATTTCAGAAGAAGATTTAAAAGATCGTCGTGACCTGCGTGACCAAATGATCGTAACAATTGATGGTGCAGATGCGAAAGATTTAGATGACGCTGTTACAGTAACAAAACTGGAGAACGGTAACTACAAGCTTGGCGTTCATATTGCGGATGTAAGCCATTACGTTCAAGAAGGTTCTCCAATTGATGTAGAAGCAGCGGAAAGAGCGACGAGTGTATATCTTGTTGACCGTGTAATTCCGATGATTCCGCATCGACTATCGAACGGTATTTGTTCATTAAATCCAAAAGTAGACCGTCTGACACTATCTTGTGAAATGGAAATTAACAATTTAGGTGACGTTGTCAAACACGAGATTTTCCAAAGTGTAATTAAAACGACAGAGCGTATGACGTATGCTGACGTAAGAAGCATTTTAGAAGACGAGGATGAAGAATTAATCAAGCGCTATGAACCGCTAGTACCGATGTTTAAAGAGATGGGTCAATTGGCACAAATTTTACGTGAAAAACGTATGCGCCGCGGTGCAATCGACTTTGACTTTAAAGAAGCGAAAGTATTAGTAGATGAAGAAGGAAAACCGACAGATGTTGTCATGCGTGATCGTTCTGTATCAGAGAAGTTAATTGAAGAATTTATGCTTGTTGCGAACGAAACAGTAGCAGAGCACTTCCACTGGATGAACGTACCATTCATGTACCGTGTCCATGAAGATCCGAAAGAAGATAAGCTAGAGCGTTTCTTCGAGTTTGTAACGAATTTCGGATATGCAGTAAAAGGTCGTGCGAATGAAGTGCATCCTCGCGCACTACAACAAATTCTTGAAATGGTTCAAGGGCAACCGGAAGAAGTGGTAATCTCAACAGTTATGCTTCGTTCCATGAAGCAAGCTCGTTACGATTCGGATAGCTTAGGACATTTCGGTTTATCAACTGAATTCTACACGCATTTCACGTCACCAATTCGTCGTTACCCAGATACGATTGTTCATCGATTAATTCGTGAATACATCATTAACGGTAAAGTCGACAACGAAACACAAGCAAAATGGCGTGAAAACTTACCTGAGATTGCAGAGCACTCTTCTAATATGGAGCGTCGTGCTGTTGAAGCAGAACGTGAAACAGACGAAATGAAAAAAGCAGAGTATATGGTTGATAAGATCGGCGAAGAGTATGACGGTATGATTAGCTCTGTAACAAACTTCGGTTTATTCGTAGAGCTTCCAAATACAATCGAAGGTCTTGTACATGTTAGCTACTTAACGGATGATTACTACCGTTATGATGAGCAACATTTCGCAATGATCGGAGAACGTACAGGTAACGTATTCCGCATTGGTGACGAAATTACAATTCGCGTTATTAACGTAAACAAAGATGAGCGTGCAATCGACTTTGAAATCGTTGGCATGAAAGGTACGCCTCGTCGTAAGTTCAAAGACCGCCCAGTCGTTATCGAACAGCCAAGAACAGGCAGAAAGAAACGCGGTGGACGTAGCGAGCGTAGTAATGAGCGCGGCGGAGAACGTGGCACAGGAAGAAAATTTGACCGTGGTGGCAAAGGTAAAGGCACAGGAAAAGGAAGAGGATCTGCATCCGCATCCACATCCACATCCACATCTGCTAGCCAGTCAGGGAAAAAAGATGGTAACGGCAAGAAGAAAAAAGCATTCTTCGAAAACGTACCAGGATTCAAGAAGAAAAAGAAAAAGCGTAAGTAA
- the estA gene encoding carboxylesterase gives MKLASPKPFTFEGGDRAVLLLHGFTGNSADVRMLGRFLEKKGYTCHAPIYKGHGVPPEELVHTGPEDWWQDVTEAYQLLKDKGFEKIAVVGLSLGGVFSLKLGYTVPVLGVVPMCAPMYIKSEETMYQGILAYAHEYKKREQKSPEQIEQEMLEFQKTPMNTLKALQQLIADVRNNVDMIYAPTFVVQARHDEMINTDSANIIYNGVESTLKDIKWYEDSTHVITLDKQRDELHEDVYNFLEQLDW, from the coding sequence ATGAAATTAGCATCTCCGAAACCATTTACATTTGAGGGTGGAGACCGCGCTGTTTTATTACTACATGGTTTCACAGGAAACTCAGCTGATGTACGTATGTTAGGGCGTTTCTTAGAAAAGAAAGGCTATACTTGTCATGCGCCAATTTATAAAGGGCACGGTGTACCACCAGAAGAGCTTGTTCATACAGGTCCTGAAGATTGGTGGCAAGATGTAACGGAGGCATACCAGCTTTTAAAAGATAAAGGTTTTGAGAAAATTGCTGTCGTTGGATTATCACTTGGCGGCGTATTTTCTCTAAAATTAGGCTATACAGTACCGGTTTTAGGTGTAGTACCAATGTGTGCACCAATGTATATTAAGAGTGAAGAAACGATGTACCAAGGTATATTGGCATATGCCCACGAATATAAAAAACGTGAGCAAAAATCACCAGAGCAAATTGAACAAGAAATGTTGGAATTCCAAAAGACACCGATGAATACATTAAAAGCATTACAACAATTAATTGCTGACGTACGTAACAATGTGGACATGATTTATGCACCGACATTTGTTGTACAAGCACGTCATGATGAAATGATTAATACAGATAGTGCGAACATTATTTATAACGGTGTAGAATCAACGTTAAAAGACATTAAATGGTATGAAGACTCTACGCATGTCATTACACTTGATAAGCAACGTGACGAGCTACATGAGGATGTATATAACTTCTTGGAGCAACTAGATTGGTAA
- the secG gene encoding preprotein translocase subunit SecG: MHTLLSVLLIIVSILMIVMVLMQSSNSSGLSGAISGGAEQLFGKQKARGIEAVLNRITIVLAVLFFVLTIAVTYLNL, from the coding sequence GTGCATACGTTATTATCCGTTTTACTTATTATTGTATCGATTTTAATGATTGTTATGGTACTTATGCAGTCTAGTAATAGCTCAGGCCTTTCAGGTGCAATTTCAGGCGGTGCAGAGCAATTATTTGGTAAGCAAAAAGCACGTGGAATTGAAGCGGTATTGAACCGCATTACGATTGTTTTAGCTGTGCTATTCTTCGTATTAACAATTGCTGTTACGTACTTAAATTTATAG
- a CDS encoding LrgB family protein, with product MNQILIGIGWVLFTVLLYQLSKKIYKVFPTPFTIPMLVATGLMAFLFIVLDIPYQHYMESGGGWIAKLLGPGVVAFAIPLYKQRHVLQKYIVPIAGGVLVGTTVAIASDFAIASLMGTDKSLILSSLPKSVTMPVAMSVSEQVGGVPSLTAAFVVIAGITGTITGPLLLKWSRVTNSVGKGIGFGCASHIMGVMRAMKNNEHEGVIGSVTMTLTAILTCLLGPLFAMTFM from the coding sequence ATGAACCAAATATTAATCGGAATTGGTTGGGTTCTTTTTACGGTGCTATTATATCAATTATCTAAAAAAATCTATAAAGTATTTCCAACACCATTCACCATTCCAATGCTTGTAGCAACAGGTTTAATGGCTTTCTTATTTATCGTACTTGATATACCATATCAACATTATATGGAAAGTGGTGGTGGCTGGATTGCAAAACTGCTGGGACCCGGTGTTGTAGCATTTGCAATTCCTCTTTATAAACAACGTCACGTTCTGCAAAAGTATATTGTGCCGATTGCTGGTGGTGTATTAGTAGGTACAACAGTTGCGATTGCAAGTGATTTTGCCATTGCATCACTTATGGGAACAGATAAAAGCTTAATTTTATCTTCTTTACCAAAATCGGTGACAATGCCAGTTGCGATGAGTGTTTCAGAGCAAGTTGGTGGTGTACCGTCATTAACAGCAGCTTTCGTTGTTATTGCAGGTATTACTGGAACGATTACAGGACCGCTTTTATTAAAATGGAGCCGCGTTACAAACTCAGTTGGTAAAGGGATCGGATTTGGATGTGCTTCTCATATTATGGGCGTCATGAGAGCGATGAAAAATAATGAACATGAAGGTGTTATTGGATCGGTAACAATGACATTAACTGCAATTTTGACATGTTTGCTTGGACCATTATTTGCAATGACGTTTATGTAA
- a CDS encoding CidA/LrgA family holin-like protein, producing the protein MKFTKILVQIAALYVFYMVGTWVQEMLNIPIPGSLIGMFLLLVLLSLKVLPVEWFDLGAETLVAIMPFLLIPPTLGLMNYGAFFMSKGISLFITVVASTFLIIIVAGHTGQYLANRKERESR; encoded by the coding sequence ATGAAATTTACAAAGATTCTTGTCCAAATTGCTGCTCTTTACGTTTTTTATATGGTTGGAACTTGGGTACAAGAAATGTTAAATATTCCGATTCCAGGAAGTTTGATTGGGATGTTCCTCTTACTTGTTTTACTTAGCCTAAAAGTTCTTCCAGTGGAATGGTTCGATTTAGGAGCAGAAACACTCGTTGCTATTATGCCGTTTTTATTAATTCCGCCAACGCTTGGCTTAATGAATTACGGTGCTTTTTTTATGAGTAAAGGAATTTCACTTTTTATTACAGTTGTAGCGAGTACATTTTTAATTATTATTGTCGCAGGACATACAGGACAATATCTTGCGAATAGAAAGGAAAGAGAGTCGCGATGA
- a CDS encoding nucleoside hydrolase, whose amino-acid sequence MPKKVLIFCDPGIDDTMALLLAFFIDEIEIIGIVADYGNVPKEMAVQNAHFLKNETKNRNIKIFGGSERPLTGAPPAFFTDVHGTQGLGPIIPNGNVTNGEMENFFEVIPLIEQYKDELIIVSLGRLTSLAILFIMCKQLMKQIKSYYVMGGAFLHPGNVTPISEANFYGDPTAANIVLQSTANMYIYPLNVTQYSVITPEMTEYIEAKGKAPLVKPLFDHYYYGYYKDALPHLKGSPFHDTLPILALFDNSMFTYHKSPIVVMTESSAQGASIGEFRSLVNQKPFIDWPGHQIAIDFDYNRFFKHFMSLMTGEQF is encoded by the coding sequence ATGCCAAAAAAAGTTCTTATTTTTTGTGATCCTGGGATTGATGATACGATGGCTCTCCTCTTAGCATTCTTTATCGATGAAATAGAAATCATCGGTATTGTTGCTGATTACGGCAATGTTCCAAAAGAAATGGCCGTACAAAATGCTCATTTTCTTAAGAACGAAACAAAGAATAGAAATATCAAGATATTCGGTGGTTCAGAACGTCCGCTTACTGGTGCCCCCCCTGCTTTTTTTACAGATGTACACGGGACACAAGGGCTCGGTCCAATTATTCCAAATGGGAATGTGACTAATGGAGAAATGGAGAATTTTTTCGAGGTTATTCCTCTTATTGAACAGTATAAAGATGAATTAATCATTGTAAGTTTAGGAAGACTTACCTCCCTAGCAATTTTGTTTATCATGTGCAAACAGTTAATGAAGCAAATTAAATCTTACTACGTAATGGGTGGTGCCTTTTTACATCCCGGTAATGTTACTCCTATTTCGGAAGCGAACTTTTATGGCGATCCTACTGCCGCTAATATCGTTCTTCAATCCACAGCTAACATGTACATATACCCGTTAAACGTCACCCAATATTCCGTCATTACACCAGAAATGACCGAATACATTGAAGCAAAAGGAAAAGCCCCACTCGTCAAACCGTTATTCGATCATTATTACTACGGCTATTATAAAGATGCCTTACCGCATTTAAAGGGAAGCCCCTTTCATGACACACTGCCGATACTCGCTTTATTTGATAACTCTATGTTCACGTATCACAAATCACCTATTGTTGTCATGACGGAATCCTCTGCACAAGGAGCAAGCATTGGGGAATTTCGCTCTTTAGTGAACCAGAAGCCATTTATTGATTGGCCGGGTCATCAAATCGCCATTGATTTTGATTATAACCGTTTCTTTAAACATTTCATGTCACTTATGACGGGTGAACAATTTTAG
- the eno gene encoding phosphopyruvate hydratase, translating to MSTIIDVYAREVLDSRGNPTVEVEVYTESGAFGRAIVPSGASTGEHEAVELRDGDKSRYLGKGVMNAVNNVNEAIAPEIVGFDVTDQAGIDRAMIELDGTPNKGKLGANAILGVSMAVAHAAADFVGLPLYRYLGGFNAKQLPTPMMNIINGGSHADNNVDFQEFMILPVGAPTFKESIRMGAEVFHALKAVLHDKGLNTAVGDEGGFAPNLGSNREALEVIIEAIEKAGYKAGENVFLGMDVASSEFYNKETGKYDLAGEGRTGLTSAEMVDFYEELCKDFPIISIEDGLDENDWDGHKLLTDRIGDKVQLVGDDLFVTNTQKLAEGIEKGISNSILIKVNQIGTLTETFEAIEMAKRAGYTAVVSHRSGETEDATIADIAVATNAGQIKTGSMSRTDRIAKYNQLLRIEDELGEVAVYDGVKSFYNIKR from the coding sequence ATGTCAACAATTATTGATGTTTATGCTCGCGAAGTCCTTGACTCTCGTGGTAACCCAACTGTAGAAGTAGAAGTTTACACAGAAAGCGGCGCTTTCGGACGCGCTATCGTACCAAGTGGTGCATCTACTGGTGAACACGAAGCAGTAGAATTACGTGACGGTGACAAATCTCGTTACCTTGGTAAAGGTGTTATGAACGCAGTAAACAACGTTAACGAAGCAATCGCTCCAGAAATCGTTGGTTTCGACGTAACTGACCAAGCTGGTATCGACCGTGCTATGATCGAATTAGATGGCACTCCAAACAAAGGTAAACTAGGTGCTAACGCTATCCTTGGTGTATCTATGGCAGTAGCTCACGCAGCAGCTGACTTCGTAGGTCTTCCATTATACCGTTACCTTGGTGGATTCAATGCAAAACAATTACCAACTCCAATGATGAACATCATCAACGGTGGTTCTCACGCTGATAACAACGTAGACTTCCAAGAGTTCATGATCTTACCAGTTGGTGCTCCAACATTCAAAGAATCAATCCGTATGGGTGCTGAAGTATTCCATGCACTTAAAGCTGTATTACATGACAAAGGTCTTAACACTGCAGTAGGTGACGAAGGTGGATTCGCTCCAAACCTTGGTTCTAACCGTGAAGCTCTAGAAGTAATCATCGAAGCTATCGAAAAAGCTGGTTACAAAGCTGGCGAGAACGTATTCTTAGGAATGGACGTTGCTTCTTCTGAGTTCTACAACAAAGAAACTGGTAAATATGACCTTGCAGGTGAAGGCCGTACTGGCTTAACTTCTGCAGAAATGGTTGATTTCTACGAAGAGCTTTGCAAAGACTTCCCAATCATCTCTATTGAAGATGGTTTAGACGAAAACGACTGGGATGGTCACAAATTATTAACTGATCGTATCGGTGATAAAGTACAATTAGTTGGTGACGATTTATTCGTAACTAACACTCAAAAACTTGCTGAAGGTATCGAAAAAGGTATCTCTAACTCAATCTTAATTAAAGTTAACCAAATCGGTACTTTAACTGAGACTTTTGAAGCTATCGAAATGGCTAAACGTGCTGGTTACACAGCAGTTGTATCTCACCGTTCTGGTGAAACTGAAGATGCTACAATCGCTGACATCGCAGTTGCAACTAACGCTGGCCAAATCAAAACTGGTTCTATGAGCCGTACGGATCGTATTGCTAAGTACAACCAATTATTACGTATCGAAGACGAGCTAGGCGAAGTAGCTGTTTACGATGGTGTAAAATCTTTCTATAACATCAAACGATAA